One window from the genome of Nicotiana sylvestris chromosome 9, ASM39365v2, whole genome shotgun sequence encodes:
- the LOC104228932 gene encoding putative RING-type E3 ubiquitin transferase C3H69 isoform X1, producing the protein MSKRVLCKFFVHGACLKGEYCEFSHVWKGPPNNVCTYYQKGLCAYGSRCRYEHVKVSQQHSPPSSSAPAQHLHSDPSPTTLSPGMLADGAGLSAEYLTSGRPFYPPNQAAWSENSEHHHVEEIENFVELKRINPANQSICSLAAAGNCPRGEKCPYIHGDLCPICAKHCLHPFRPQEREEHMKTCEKRQKHLDLLKHSQEIECCVCLERVLSKTTAAERKFGILSECDHPFCISCIRNWRSGSPSSGIDINSTFRTCPVCRKLSYFVIPSVIWYSTKEEKQDILDSYKAKLSRNTFINILGTTFNHVRGTLLRESVAYDHKCPLGNDKLGNLFDDNAYRYPVLVFLGANKYPVELVEVRLCWPGYHGYKKMIIPIHFGSVIRVLI; encoded by the exons ATGTCGAAAAG GGTTCTTTGCAAGTTTTTTGTACATGGTGCATGTCTGAAAGGGGAGTACTGTGAGTTCTCACATGTTTGGAAAGGCCCTCCAAATAAT GTATGCACATACTACCAAAAAGGACTATGTGCCTATGGGAGCAGGTGTAGATACGAACATGTTAAAGTTTCTCAACAGCATTCACCTCCATCTTCGTCAGCTCCAGCTCAACATCTGCACTCAGATCCTTCTCCCACTACCTTATCTCCTGGAATGCTAGCAGATGGTGCAGGACTTTCTGCTGAGTATTTGACTTCAGGCAGACCTTTTTACCCTCCCAACCAAGCTGCATGGAGTGAAAATTCAGAGCATCATCATGTGGAAGAGATTGAAAACTTTGTTGAGTTGAAGAGAATTAATCCAGCTAATCAATCAATTTGCTCTCTTGCTGCTGCTGGTAATTGTCCACGGGGAGAAAAATGTCCATACATTCATGGAGATTTATGTCCAATCTGTGCGAAGCATTGCTTGCATCCTTTCAGGCCTCAAGAAAGAGAGGAGCATATGAAAACATGTGAGAAGAGGCAAAAGCACCTTGATTTATTGAAGCATAGTCAAGAAATAGAGTGCTGTGTGTGTCTTGAACGTGTACTCTCCAAGACAACTGCAGCAGAGCGGAAGTTTGGGATCCTTTCTGAGTGTGATCATCCATTTTGTATATCGTGTATCAGGAATTGGCGCAGTGGTTCTCCTTCCTCTGGGATTGATATCAACTCTACATTTAGGACCTGTCCCGTATGCCGGAAGCTTTCGTATTTTGTCATTCCAAGTGTCATTTGGTACTccacaaaagaagaaaagcaagataTCCTTGACAGCTACAAAGCCAAACTCAG TCGCAACACATTCATTAACATATTAGGCACTACTTTCAATCATGTCAGAGGAACTTTGTTAAGAGAATCTGTTGCATATGATCACAAGTGCCCGTTAGGGAATGATAAGCTGGGTAATCTATTCGATGATAATGCCTACAGGTACCCAGTACTTGTGTTTTTGGGAGCTAACAAGTACCCCGTGGAATTAGTAGAGGTACGCCTCTGCTGGCCCGGATACCATGGTTATAAAAAAATGATAATACCTATACACTTCGGTTCGGTGATAAGAGTACTTATCTAA
- the LOC138878116 gene encoding uncharacterized protein, with the protein MPTTPIPLEVDEPSNLTDVVVEQGQDEKGKAKVNEQAAEQVVPLVPQNPNREKPTNSVQKVIPAPFPQRLVKQKKEDQYKKFIEMLRQIQLNIPLMDALREMPSYAKMMKDLMSRKFDFQDLSTVTLTQTCNVVVTKPMAQKMSDPGSFTIPCTIGSYAFAKALCELGANINLMPLAVYTKLGIGRARPISMLLQLANCTVKRPTGILDDVLVQEGKFVFPAEFVILDC; encoded by the coding sequence ATGCCAACCACTCCAATTCCACTAGAGGTAGATGAACCATCAAATCTGACTGACGTGGTGGTTGAACAAGGTCAAGATGAAAAGGGTAAGGCTAAGGTAAATGAACAAGCTGCAGAACAGGTGGTGCCTCTTGTGCCACAGAACCCCAACAGAGAGAAGCCAACAAATAGTGTACAAAAGGTGATACCTGCACCATTCCCTCAGAGACTggtaaaacaaaagaaggaagatcAATACAAGAAATTCATAGAGATGCTGCGtcaaattcagttgaatattcctttgatggatgccttgagggagatgccaagttatgcgaagatgatgaaagacctaatgtcacggaagtttgattttcaggacctatCCACAGTGACTCTGACGCAGACCTGCAACGTAGTAGTGACCAAACCGATGGCTCAAAAGATGTCAGACCCAGGTAGCTTCACTATTCCATGCACGATTGGGagttatgcctttgcaaaggcattatgTGAATTGGGAGCCAACATAAATTTGATGCCTTTGGCTGTATACACCAAACTGGGCATTGGCAGAGCTAGACCGATTTCGATGCTGCTGCAGCTGGCTAACTGCACGGTAAAAAGGCCTACTgggattcttgatgatgtgttggtgcaagaGGGGAAGTTCGTGTTCCCTGCAGAGTTTGTTATTCTGGACTGTTAG